The Sedimentibacter sp. zth1 DNA segment ATATTTGCAAAAGAAATATTGCGTATTACAGATGAGCTTTCTAATGAAAATCAGCCAATAGTTTTTGATAATTTTAAGTATAATAATCAAACCGAAGCATTTTCAATAGCTTCTAATGTTCAATATGTAGCACAAGGTTATAATTATAAAAAGCTTGGATACAAATTTACTGGAGCTTTGAAGGTTGCTGAAACTTTACTGTCTACAGATTATTTATGGAATAATATACGTGTTTTAGGTGGAGCTTATGGTGCAATGATGAGATTAAATCAGTCTGGACAAATTTGTTTTGTAAGTTACAGAGATCCTAATTTAGCAAAGACCCTAGAAAATTATAAAAATATATATAATTATTTTAATAATTTAAAATTAGATTCTAAACACATGACAAAATATATCATAGGTACAATTAAGAATTTAGATCAACCATATTCTATTGAAGTTGAAGGTGATATTGCTTTTAAAAACTATATTTCACATAATTCATATGAATATCAACAATCAATTAGAGATGAGATATTTGCTACTAAATGTGAAGACTTAGTTAATACTAAATCTTTATTCAAATCTATTTTAGATAAAAATCTATATGTAGTGTTTGGTAATAATGAACAAATTAAAAATAATAGCAATATATTTGATAAAATAACTAATGCATAATAAATTGATATAACAAAAACACCTCTACTTAAGGTCTTGATGACCATTAAATAGAGGTGTTTTTTTATGAGACTATCTTTCAATTCCATCCCTTGCTTCTACTCCGGAATAGTAATAATGCTTAATTTCCTTCATTTCGGTAACTAAATCTGCAATATCTATTAATTCCTTTGGTGCATATCTTCCCGTTATGACAACCTCAACATTTTCAGCTCTATTGTTTAATATTTCAATAACTTTCTTTACATCAAAAAGTTTGAAGTATAAGGCTATATTAAGCTCATCAAGTATAACTAAATCATAATCTCCTGATTTTAAAATTTTAGCACATTTGTTTAGACCTTCTGTAGCAATATCAATATCTTCTTGTTTAGGCAAAGTATTAATAAAACAGCCATGACCAAGTTGCTCTATTTTAATATTTTCGAAATATTTTTCTATTTTGGTTTCATTGTACTTCATATCCTTTACAAATTGACCTATATAGACACTTTTACCTGCCATCATAGTTCTTAATGCAAGCCCAAAGGCAGCAGTTGTTTTTCCTTTTCCATTACCGGTGTAAATATGTATATATCCTTTATCCATAATTTCTCCATTATATTATATTTTAGTTTAGTTTTTTAAACTATAGTTAAAATAATAATTTTACTAATCTACATTCAATTGTATTTAATAAAACTCATCACCATATTATACAATATTTATGGAAAAGTTTCTATGCAATTTTGCTAGGAGGACCTATGTCTCTCTTCGGCATAAAAATCAAAGTTCTTACAATTTGTAAGAACTTTGACTTATTTACAATAATTTTTTATTTATTTCTAAACGGTAACTGTAGCTTCTTCCTGCTTTGCCTCTTCCAGTTCTACTTCTTTCTCATCTTCATAAGGAATATTTTCTATATCAAATCTCAATTTATAAAAATACTTAAGCCAGTCAGGTTGATTTTTAAGTTCCTTAGTTAATTTTTCAGTAAGTTTAGGTGTTACCCTTTTATCCATTATAGCAAGCATTCTGATTAATGGATTATGCGAATATAAACTATTGTTGAAATTAGAACGTTTATATTCTTTTATAGCTTTTAACATATAAATTGAATCAAGACCATTTTCTTTAATTGTGTTTTGTTCATCTTGTTGTTGAATAACTTTTTTATCCTTTAATGCTTCAATATTTCTTTCTATGCCATCAACTTTAATGTAAACAACTTTTTTATTATCTGATTTTATAATGTATTTTACACGTCCCTTTAATTTATCACATAATAAATTTTCTTCTAAATCTCTTTTGATTACACTCCATGAATTTTGCAATTAAGTATACCTCCTAATAATTTATATATTGTAGTTAATATATACCAGGAGTTAAGATTTCCTAGTATATAAAAAAGTTGCTACGCAACTCTGCGTATATAAAAAAACAAGCCAATTATTATGACTTGTGCATGAAATAATGCCACAAAACGTTTTTGGTGAATATGTGCATTAGTCATAGCATAATCATACAATAATTTTCTTGTCCTGTCAATATTTAGAATTTAGCACTGCTTATCTTATTATAAAGTATAATACTTTGTAGTATCCATTTCTTTCTTGGTTTTGATTCCCTTTTCATATGTAATTTTATATGCTTTTGAGTTGATATTTTCTTTTATTACATGATATTTGCCATTTTCATCAACAAAAGCTGAACCGTTTTCGAGTGCTATACCACAAATCGTCTCATCCTTAAGCATTTCATCAAAACTTTCCCTACCTTTTTCATTGTAATGCGGGCAATGAGCTGCCTTTATTAACCCTAAACCATAAGCTCTTGTAAAATCCCACCATCCAACATTATTAAATGAATTACTGTCACTATGACCAAATTCAAACCAACAAATAGAACCAGCACTTATACCTGATAAAACAATGTTTTTCTCATATGCTTCCTTTAAATATTCATCAACATGATACTGCTTCCAAACTTTCATCATTTCAACAGTATCTCCACCACCAACATATATAATATCCGTATCGAGAATCATATCTCTTATTTTATTTTGGCTATATGAATCGCTATATAAGCATAACGCATCTACCGTACAGCTTTTCATACCAAAATACAATTTTATATTATCTATGTAACCCTTGTCATCATGGCTTGCAGTTGGTATAAATAACAATTTTGGATTTTCTTTTCCGCTAAGCCTAATTATATAGTTATCTATACTGTTTGTTTCTCCATTTCTCATTTCTCCGCCGCCTATTGCAACAATTTTACCCATAAATTCACCTCATATTAAATTATTTTAATAAAAATCAATAATCTACTAAATCGTTTTCCTTAAATGTAAAAAAAAAAGAGTTAGTCGTATTTTAGCATTGTTTGAAATTGAAGTCAATAAAAAATATTATTACTCCTTCCACCTAATAAAAATATCTTTCCTTATAGTAGTAGCATCAAATCTATAATGTCTAACAACATTTGAAATTTTAAGATAATCTTCTTCCCTATGAATTTGACCACCATTATGTATAACATAAGCTTGACCTTTTCTGTTCCTCTTATCTGAAATTATGCCTATGTGCTTATCCTTGCCAAAAATAACAATATCACCTGGCTGCCATTCTTCAATTTTGTTTATGTCAAGTGTCAATTTTTCTGCATATTTATCAAAGAAAACTCTTAGATTAACAACTCTTCTAAAATCAATATTTGTATCTGGTTTCTCTATATTTTTGTAATCTTCCAAACTTTCTGCTATATCGTTATCAATCATACCTTTTAGACTGTATCCGGCATTTTTAAAAGCTCTCCAGATAACATCTGAGCATACACCTATTTCATCTGGGGGATAACCTTCTGCTATATACTTTCCATTGTATTTCGGATGATTATCAGCATCCTTTCTTGCACCAAGCATTATATCGGTATAGTCATCAATGCCGTCATTATCAAAATCTACCATGCTTTTTACTGTTTCAATACCAAAATGCTCTGCTGTATATGATTTGAATTGAATTAATCTTAGATTTTTGAATAAAATCATAACTAAAATGAACAAGCTAATTATAAGTACTATATTTATAATTTTTAGA contains these protein-coding regions:
- a CDS encoding peptidase E gives rise to the protein MGKIVAIGGGEMRNGETNSIDNYIIRLSGKENPKLLFIPTASHDDKGYIDNIKLYFGMKSCTVDALCLYSDSYSQNKIRDMILDTDIIYVGGGDTVEMMKVWKQYHVDEYLKEAYEKNIVLSGISAGSICWFEFGHSDSNSFNNVGWWDFTRAYGLGLIKAAHCPHYNEKGRESFDEMLKDETICGIALENGSAFVDENGKYHVIKENINSKAYKITYEKGIKTKKEMDTTKYYTL
- the cobO gene encoding cob(I)yrinic acid a,c-diamide adenosyltransferase — encoded protein: MDKGYIHIYTGNGKGKTTAAFGLALRTMMAGKSVYIGQFVKDMKYNETKIEKYFENIKIEQLGHGCFINTLPKQEDIDIATEGLNKCAKILKSGDYDLVILDELNIALYFKLFDVKKVIEILNNRAENVEVVITGRYAPKELIDIADLVTEMKEIKHYYYSGVEARDGIER
- a CDS encoding DUF1287 domain-containing protein is translated as MSSNRKNLKIINIVLIISLFILVMILFKNLRLIQFKSYTAEHFGIETVKSMVDFDNDGIDDYTDIMLGARKDADNHPKYNGKYIAEGYPPDEIGVCSDVIWRAFKNAGYSLKGMIDNDIAESLEDYKNIEKPDTNIDFRRVVNLRVFFDKYAEKLTLDINKIEEWQPGDIVIFGKDKHIGIISDKRNRKGQAYVIHNGGQIHREEDYLKISNVVRHYRFDATTIRKDIFIRWKE